One Pseudonocardia sediminis DNA window includes the following coding sequences:
- a CDS encoding type IV toxin-antitoxin system AbiEi family antitoxin domain-containing protein: MEIVPDLRTRSELLASGVTDAEVRRLRRRGEVTTLRRGAYCPATDERLRDPDARHVLRVRATLPALAEGSVVSHISAAALHGLPTWNVDRDRVHVTRDAAGGGRRSPTLHAHIAPLAPDDVVTVDGMAVTSVARTVVDIARDLPFEEAVVVADAALAAGLETALPAAALERAGRWRGTPAARRVLAFADGGGQSVGESRSRVAIARAGLPAPVLQWTVVGPDGRFVARTDFAWPDRGVVGEFDGRVKYGRLLRPGQEAADVVHDEKLREDAIRAQDLAKVRWYWADLAGFARTAARLRARLNL, from the coding sequence GTGGAGATCGTGCCGGACCTGCGGACCCGGTCGGAGCTGCTCGCCTCGGGTGTCACCGACGCCGAGGTGCGCCGGCTGCGCCGACGCGGTGAGGTGACGACGTTGCGGCGCGGCGCGTACTGCCCCGCGACCGACGAGCGCCTCCGCGATCCCGACGCCCGCCACGTCCTCCGGGTCCGTGCGACGCTCCCGGCGCTGGCCGAGGGTTCGGTGGTCAGCCACATCTCGGCGGCCGCTCTGCACGGCCTCCCGACCTGGAACGTGGACCGGGACCGCGTGCACGTCACCCGGGACGCCGCCGGAGGCGGGCGGCGCTCGCCGACACTGCACGCGCACATCGCCCCGCTGGCGCCGGACGATGTCGTCACCGTGGACGGGATGGCGGTCACCTCGGTGGCGCGCACCGTCGTCGACATCGCTCGTGACCTCCCCTTCGAGGAGGCTGTCGTCGTCGCCGACGCCGCACTCGCGGCCGGCCTGGAGACGGCCCTTCCGGCCGCTGCTCTCGAACGTGCCGGTCGGTGGCGGGGAACTCCGGCGGCTCGGCGCGTGCTCGCCTTCGCCGACGGAGGTGGTCAGAGCGTCGGTGAGTCGCGCAGCCGGGTCGCGATCGCACGGGCGGGTCTGCCCGCCCCGGTGCTGCAGTGGACGGTCGTCGGGCCCGACGGCCGGTTCGTGGCGCGGACCGACTTCGCCTGGCCCGATCGGGGCGTGGTCGGCGAGTTTGACGGCCGGGTGAAGTACGGACGGCTGTTGCGCCCCGGCCAGGAAGCGGCCGACGTCGTCCACGACGAGAAGCTCCGCGAGGACGCGATCCGCGCGCAGGACCTGGCGAAGGTCCGCTGGTACTGGGCGGACCTGGCGGGGTTCGCCCGGACGGCCGCCCGCCTACGAGCCCGCCTCAACCTCTGA
- a CDS encoding AMP-binding protein, whose product MTRSEAGRFPTVDDARRRRYRDTGLWSTDLLDAHVETVAARDPDRVAVVDGDRRMTYAELQEQVVRIAAGLRRLGVGRGEVVSSQLPNRWEALALHLAVIRIGAVSNPLMPILREREMRFALGSSGARVLVVAAEFRGFDHGALAVRLRDELPDLAHVVTVRGERDGATTFDDLTADPDGGHAEPGRTADDPVVLLYTSGTESDPKGAVHSHATLDHEVRSVVTHFGLTGDDVMFMPSPIAHITGVLYGFHLSALLGTTVVYQDVWEPGRGLDLIERHRISFVVAATPFLHGITYHPDREKHDVSSLRVFACGGADVPPDLIRDAERLLGCPGVRVYGSTEIPTLTMGHADDTADLRATTDGRVVGVAELKVLDDDGAPVGPGTVGNLHARGAEAFLGYLGRPRPTESSAGGTSIVTDDEGWIDTGDRGSVDAGDYLTVTGRSKDIILRGGENISAKEVEDLLYAHPDVADVAVVAVPDPRLTEKACAVVVPRPGTSPRPRRPSPSVWRRRRADRRRPPVSTLSRGAAVRRARRGGTCADARTASSGCRRPRSSARGAAP is encoded by the coding sequence GTGACCCGCTCCGAGGCAGGCCGGTTCCCCACCGTCGACGACGCGCGGCGGCGCCGCTACCGCGACACCGGGCTGTGGAGCACCGACCTGCTCGACGCCCACGTGGAGACCGTCGCCGCGCGGGATCCGGACCGCGTCGCCGTCGTCGACGGCGACCGCCGGATGACCTACGCGGAGCTGCAGGAGCAGGTGGTCCGGATCGCCGCCGGGTTGCGACGGCTCGGAGTGGGCCGGGGCGAGGTCGTGTCGTCACAGCTCCCGAACCGGTGGGAGGCCCTCGCGCTGCACCTCGCCGTGATCCGGATCGGCGCCGTGTCGAACCCGCTGATGCCGATCTTGCGCGAGCGGGAGATGCGCTTCGCGCTCGGCAGCTCCGGCGCGCGGGTGCTGGTCGTGGCCGCGGAGTTCCGCGGGTTCGACCACGGTGCGCTCGCCGTCCGGCTGCGCGACGAGCTCCCGGACCTGGCCCACGTCGTCACCGTGCGCGGGGAGCGCGACGGCGCCACGACGTTCGACGACCTCACCGCGGACCCGGACGGCGGCCACGCCGAGCCCGGGCGCACCGCCGACGACCCGGTCGTCCTGCTCTACACCTCCGGCACCGAGTCCGACCCGAAGGGCGCGGTGCACTCGCACGCCACGCTCGACCACGAGGTCCGCAGCGTCGTCACGCACTTCGGGCTCACGGGCGACGACGTCATGTTCATGCCGTCCCCGATCGCGCACATCACCGGCGTCCTCTACGGGTTCCACCTGTCCGCGCTGCTCGGGACCACCGTCGTCTACCAGGACGTCTGGGAGCCCGGACGCGGGTTGGACCTGATCGAACGGCACCGCATCTCGTTCGTCGTCGCGGCCACCCCGTTCCTGCACGGCATCACCTACCACCCCGACCGCGAGAAACACGACGTCAGCTCGCTGCGGGTGTTCGCCTGCGGCGGCGCCGACGTCCCGCCGGACCTGATCCGCGACGCCGAGCGCCTGCTCGGCTGCCCGGGTGTGCGGGTCTACGGCTCCACCGAGATCCCCACCCTGACCATGGGCCACGCCGACGACACCGCCGACCTGCGCGCCACCACCGACGGGCGGGTGGTCGGAGTCGCGGAGCTGAAGGTCCTCGACGACGACGGAGCCCCGGTCGGGCCGGGCACCGTCGGGAACCTGCACGCCCGGGGTGCGGAGGCCTTCCTCGGCTACCTCGGCCGCCCGCGCCCCACCGAGAGCAGCGCAGGCGGAACGAGCATCGTCACCGACGACGAGGGCTGGATCGACACCGGTGACCGCGGCTCCGTCGACGCCGGCGACTACCTGACCGTCACCGGACGGAGCAAGGACATCATCCTGCGTGGCGGCGAGAACATCAGCGCCAAGGAGGTCGAGGACCTGCTCTACGCGCACCCGGACGTCGCCGACGTGGCGGTCGTCGCGGTGCCCGACCCGCGCCTGACCGAGAAGGCCTGCGCCGTCGTCGTCCCGCGTCCGGGCACGTCGCCCCGGCCACGACGGCCGTCGCCAAGTGTGTGGCGTCGGCGGCGCGCAGACCGTAGGCGGCCGCCCGTGTCGACCCTCAGCCGAGGAGCCGCTGTGCGGCGAGCTCGGCGAGGAGGAACTTGCGCGGACGCCCGGACGGCGTCGTCGGGATGTCGGCGACCTCGATCGTCAGCACGTGGCGCGGCACCTTGA
- a CDS encoding nuclear transport factor 2 family protein has translation MAPQIHPLVELIRRFSVDWLGRADPAVCAEIMDPGYEILIGGHTLAGRDDEYVPGTMAQLNRFPGLLLTAHTVVTDGERIAVRFSEHGPSAADDMAPAAWTGIGIFAWDGEKLTRNATEEDYHSRRRQLATRTPDPVDHPAVAPWAATPQEADPDAEKLVREWLDSGDLGRSGTVRLDDGWCGQDTPALLGDPRTEVRELFSAGRSVAFALDQSGRYLGGLPDTDGREGTTAAHSAIGLVHVGDGGSITGHVVRDRVGLRRAVRA, from the coding sequence GTGGCGCCGCAGATCCACCCGCTTGTCGAGCTGATCCGCCGGTTCTCCGTGGACTGGCTGGGACGTGCCGACCCCGCGGTCTGCGCCGAGATCATGGATCCGGGCTACGAGATCCTCATCGGCGGGCACACGCTCGCCGGCCGCGACGACGAGTACGTCCCCGGCACCATGGCCCAGCTGAACCGCTTCCCCGGCCTGCTGCTGACCGCGCACACCGTGGTCACCGACGGCGAGCGCATCGCGGTCCGCTTCTCCGAGCACGGCCCCTCGGCCGCCGACGACATGGCCCCCGCGGCCTGGACCGGCATCGGCATCTTCGCGTGGGACGGCGAGAAGCTGACCCGCAACGCGACCGAGGAGGACTACCACTCCCGTCGCCGTCAGCTCGCCACGCGCACGCCGGACCCGGTCGACCACCCGGCCGTCGCCCCCTGGGCCGCGACCCCGCAGGAGGCCGACCCGGACGCCGAGAAGCTCGTCCGCGAGTGGCTCGACTCGGGCGACCTGGGCCGCTCCGGCACCGTGCGGCTCGACGACGGCTGGTGCGGCCAGGACACGCCCGCGCTGCTCGGCGACCCGCGGACCGAGGTCCGTGAGCTGTTCTCGGCCGGGCGTTCGGTCGCGTTCGCGCTCGACCAGTCCGGCCGCTACCTCGGTGGCCTGCCGGACACCGACGGGCGCGAGGGGACGACCGCCGCGCACAGCGCGATCGGGCTGGTGCACGTCGGCGACGGCGGCTCGATCACCGGGCACGTCGTGCGCGACCGGGTCGGCCTGCGACGGGCGGTGCGGGCATGA
- a CDS encoding LLM class flavin-dependent oxidoreductase, giving the protein MSRMRFGIFLPPHHVPVGQNPTWSLERDVQLIQMLDKMGFDEAWIGEHHSCGVELVGDPLLFIAHVAQVTRNIKLGSGVLSLPYHNPYMVADRLILLDHLTRGRVMLGVGPGALATDALSIGLDPADARKALETDVDVLMHLLRSDEPITIDTGRYKLDEARLQMDAYSWPHPEIATAAIVSPSGPRLVGKHGMGMISIGATMSQDGFDALGMHWNVVEERAREFGQNVDRSGWRLVGPMHIADTKDQAISDVAYGIDAWFDYLQHTAAAPQLGVMGETTKERIDFVIESGMGIIGTVDDAIQQIERLEEQSNGGFGAYLMFAHNWAPWEETQHHYHLFANHVIPKFKRTDRRLLANEAWTRSVREPLAARQWDAINAFTAAHAEEQKAKGSMT; this is encoded by the coding sequence ATGTCCCGGATGCGCTTCGGCATCTTCCTGCCCCCGCACCACGTCCCGGTCGGGCAGAACCCGACCTGGTCACTCGAGCGCGACGTCCAGCTCATACAGATGCTCGACAAGATGGGCTTCGACGAGGCCTGGATCGGTGAGCACCACTCCTGCGGCGTCGAGCTCGTCGGCGACCCGCTGCTGTTCATCGCCCACGTCGCCCAGGTCACCCGCAACATCAAGCTCGGCTCCGGCGTGCTGTCGCTGCCGTACCACAACCCGTACATGGTGGCGGACCGCCTGATCCTGCTCGACCACCTGACGCGCGGCCGCGTGATGCTGGGCGTCGGCCCGGGCGCGCTGGCCACCGACGCCCTGAGCATCGGCCTGGATCCCGCCGACGCCCGCAAGGCGCTCGAGACCGACGTCGACGTCCTGATGCACCTCCTGCGCAGCGACGAGCCGATCACCATCGACACCGGCCGCTACAAGCTCGACGAGGCGCGCCTGCAGATGGACGCCTACTCGTGGCCGCACCCGGAGATCGCCACCGCCGCCATCGTGTCGCCCTCGGGCCCGCGCCTGGTCGGCAAGCACGGCATGGGCATGATCTCGATCGGCGCCACCATGAGCCAGGACGGCTTCGACGCCCTGGGCATGCACTGGAACGTCGTCGAGGAGCGGGCCAGGGAGTTCGGCCAGAACGTCGACCGTTCCGGCTGGCGCCTGGTCGGTCCGATGCACATCGCCGACACCAAGGACCAGGCGATCTCCGATGTCGCGTACGGCATCGACGCCTGGTTCGACTACCTGCAGCACACCGCGGCCGCGCCGCAGCTCGGCGTGATGGGCGAGACCACGAAGGAGCGCATCGACTTCGTGATCGAGTCCGGGATGGGCATCATCGGCACCGTCGACGACGCGATCCAGCAGATCGAGCGTCTCGAGGAGCAGTCCAACGGCGGGTTCGGCGCCTACCTCATGTTCGCCCACAACTGGGCGCCGTGGGAGGAGACCCAGCACCACTACCACCTGTTCGCCAACCACGTGATCCCGAAGTTCAAGCGGACCGACCGCCGGCTCCTGGCCAACGAGGCCTGGACCCGCAGCGTCCGCGAGCCCCTCGCGGCCCGTCAGTGGGACGCGATCAACGCCTTCACCGCCGCCCACGCGGAGGAGCAGAAGGCGAAGGGCTCCATGACCTGA
- a CDS encoding flavin-containing monooxygenase yields the protein MTKDVDVVVIGAGFAGLRALHTLREQGKSVAVLEAGGGVGGVWYWNRYPGARCDVESYDYSYAFSEELEQEWRWTERYAAQPEILRYAEHVADRFDLLRDVHLHRWMSDATWDDAAGRWTVEVTVGEDGGSETWTGAHLIMAVGNLSTTKAPQWPGQDSFTGRILHSARWPHSGVDLSGQRVGIIGTGSSGMQMVPVVAKEADHLSVFQRTPNFSIAAANEPLTDERDAEVKAHYRERREAALNSPSGLGFKPSKQSALEATPDERRETYEKAWTRLGFGFVLAYYDLILDEKANETASEFIRDKIAEKVDDPATREKLTPRGFPFGAKRPSVDSGYFEAFNRDDVTLVDVKSDPIEALTPNGVRLASGTEHELDTLVFATGFDAMTGSLLRPEITGRDGLTLRRAWSEGPKTFLGPFVHGFPNFYIVAGPGSPSLLSNVLLSIEQHVDWLAALLAHAESRGATRIEATAEAQAQWVEHVNERARATLYPRATSYYNGDEVEGKPRVFMPYVGGVRGYRRILEKVRDDGYEGLTLDKAPVGVS from the coding sequence GTGACCAAGGACGTGGACGTCGTCGTGATCGGGGCCGGCTTCGCCGGGCTGCGCGCGCTGCACACCCTGCGCGAGCAGGGGAAGAGCGTGGCCGTGCTCGAGGCCGGCGGCGGCGTCGGCGGTGTCTGGTACTGGAACCGCTACCCCGGCGCGCGCTGCGATGTGGAGAGCTACGACTACTCCTACGCGTTCAGCGAGGAGCTGGAGCAGGAGTGGCGCTGGACCGAGCGCTACGCCGCCCAGCCCGAGATCCTGCGCTACGCCGAGCACGTGGCCGACCGCTTCGACCTGCTGCGCGACGTCCACCTGCACCGCTGGATGTCCGACGCGACGTGGGATGACGCGGCCGGCCGCTGGACCGTGGAGGTCACCGTCGGGGAGGACGGGGGCTCCGAGACCTGGACCGGCGCGCACCTGATCATGGCCGTCGGCAACCTGTCGACGACGAAGGCGCCGCAGTGGCCCGGTCAGGACTCGTTCACCGGCCGGATCCTGCACTCCGCGCGCTGGCCGCACTCCGGAGTGGACCTCTCGGGGCAGCGCGTCGGGATCATCGGCACCGGCTCGTCCGGCATGCAGATGGTGCCGGTCGTGGCGAAGGAGGCCGACCACCTGTCGGTGTTCCAGCGGACCCCGAACTTCAGCATCGCCGCGGCCAACGAGCCGTTGACCGACGAGCGCGACGCCGAGGTCAAGGCGCACTACCGGGAGCGCCGCGAGGCCGCCCTGAACTCGCCGTCCGGCCTGGGGTTCAAGCCCAGCAAGCAGTCCGCGCTGGAAGCCACCCCGGACGAGCGCCGGGAGACCTACGAGAAGGCCTGGACCCGTCTCGGCTTCGGGTTCGTGCTCGCCTACTACGACCTCATCCTGGACGAGAAGGCGAACGAGACCGCGTCCGAGTTCATCCGCGACAAGATCGCGGAGAAGGTCGACGACCCGGCGACCCGGGAGAAGCTGACCCCGCGCGGGTTCCCGTTCGGTGCCAAGCGGCCGTCGGTGGACAGTGGGTACTTCGAGGCCTTCAACCGCGACGACGTGACGCTCGTCGACGTGAAGTCCGACCCGATCGAGGCGCTGACCCCGAACGGCGTCCGCCTCGCGAGCGGCACCGAGCACGAGCTCGACACGCTGGTGTTCGCGACGGGCTTCGACGCCATGACCGGCTCGCTGCTGCGCCCGGAGATCACCGGCCGCGACGGCCTCACCCTGCGCCGGGCCTGGAGCGAGGGCCCGAAGACCTTCCTCGGCCCGTTCGTGCACGGCTTCCCGAACTTCTACATCGTCGCCGGCCCGGGCAGCCCGTCGCTGCTGTCCAACGTCCTGCTCTCGATCGAGCAGCACGTCGACTGGCTGGCCGCGCTCCTCGCCCACGCCGAGTCCCGGGGCGCGACCCGGATCGAGGCCACCGCCGAGGCGCAGGCCCAGTGGGTCGAACACGTGAACGAGCGCGCCCGGGCGACGCTCTACCCGCGGGCCACGTCGTACTACAACGGCGACGAGGTCGAGGGGAAGCCGCGGGTGTTCATGCCCTACGTCGGCGGCGTGCGCGGCTACCGGCGGATCCTCGAGAAGGTCCGCGACGACGGCTACGAGGGCCTGACCCTCGACAAGGCGCCGGTCGGCGTCTCCTGA
- the aroQ gene encoding type II 3-dehydroquinate dehydratase, which yields MSTVFVFNGPNLNLLGTRRPDVYGTTVLADVETLCREETTRQGLDLDFRQTNHEGVLVDWIHEAGAAVKQGTALGAVLNAAAYTHTSVALHDAIEGAELPTIEVHISNVHGREEFRHHSFVSPVAAGIVVGFGVTGYALAIDGLVRLRRPTRSV from the coding sequence ATGTCGACCGTGTTCGTGTTCAACGGCCCGAACCTGAACCTGCTCGGCACCCGTCGGCCGGACGTCTACGGCACCACGGTCCTCGCCGACGTCGAGACGCTGTGCCGCGAGGAGACCACCCGGCAGGGCCTCGACCTCGACTTCCGCCAGACCAACCACGAGGGCGTACTCGTCGACTGGATCCACGAGGCCGGCGCCGCGGTGAAGCAGGGGACTGCCCTGGGCGCGGTGCTCAACGCCGCCGCCTACACCCACACCTCCGTCGCGTTGCACGACGCGATCGAGGGCGCCGAGCTCCCGACGATCGAGGTGCACATCTCGAACGTGCACGGACGCGAGGAGTTCCGGCACCACTCGTTCGTCTCGCCGGTCGCGGCGGGGATCGTCGTCGGGTTCGGCGTGACCGGCTACGCCCTGGCCATCGACGGTCTGGTCCGCCTGCGCCGGCCCACCCGCTCCGTCTGA
- a CDS encoding enoyl-CoA hydratase-related protein, with protein MDLDSLEMLIYEKKDRIAVLTLNRPDRGNALCRQLRDELDLVLDDLDSDDDTRVLVVKSNGKNFCTGYDLTEWAYLWDSAETPSRPEDARPHRRAPIFSRREFHESRERWMRLWRIRQATVGVVRGACVAGGLDLAGVLDIVFTAEDATFGQPEARTMGEIHMFGMWPVHLGMRKTKEWLFTGDSMTGVEAAELGLANRAVPADEVEAVAMAYAERISHVPLEMLYAHKESTNRWWDAMGITAAIAAANDADAMAIAGPAMQDFQRVQRAKGVRAAVEDRDEPFSHHRTYWEAYQASKQQKD; from the coding sequence GTGGACCTCGACAGTCTCGAGATGCTCATCTACGAGAAGAAGGACCGGATCGCGGTCCTGACGCTCAACCGCCCGGACCGGGGCAACGCGTTGTGCCGGCAGCTGCGTGACGAGCTGGACCTGGTCCTCGACGACCTCGACTCCGACGACGACACCCGCGTCCTGGTCGTGAAGAGCAACGGCAAGAACTTCTGCACCGGCTACGACCTCACCGAGTGGGCCTACCTCTGGGACTCGGCCGAGACGCCGTCGCGCCCCGAGGACGCCCGCCCGCACCGTCGCGCCCCGATCTTCTCCCGCCGCGAGTTCCACGAGTCCCGCGAGCGCTGGATGCGGCTCTGGCGCATCCGCCAGGCCACGGTCGGCGTCGTCCGCGGCGCGTGCGTCGCCGGTGGGCTGGACTTGGCCGGTGTGCTGGACATCGTGTTCACCGCCGAGGACGCCACGTTCGGCCAGCCCGAGGCCCGCACCATGGGCGAGATCCACATGTTCGGCATGTGGCCGGTGCACCTGGGCATGCGCAAGACCAAGGAGTGGCTGTTCACCGGCGACTCGATGACCGGCGTCGAGGCCGCCGAGCTGGGCCTGGCCAACCGCGCCGTCCCGGCCGACGAGGTCGAGGCCGTCGCCATGGCCTACGCCGAGCGGATCTCGCACGTCCCGCTGGAGATGCTCTACGCGCACAAGGAGTCCACCAACCGCTGGTGGGACGCCATGGGCATCACCGCCGCGATCGCCGCGGCCAACGACGCCGACGCGATGGCGATCGCCGGGCCTGCCATGCAGGACTTCCAGCGGGTGCAGCGTGCGAAGGGCGTGCGCGCGGCCGTCGAGGACCGCGACGAGCCGTTCTCGCACCACCGCACCTACTGGGAGGCCTACCAGGCCTCGAAGCAGCAGAAGGACTGA
- a CDS encoding AMP-binding protein: MLAPVAQRQAALEKRFPTWERRRLDQALDAAAAEFGDRDLVVTDERTFSYAEIADWSVRVANGLVAAGVRPGEHVAIVAANLPEFVALKFGIARAGAVCIPVNFLNRRDELGYVLDQSDAVLLVTMDRFRDLDYLAALDALMPGWESGGGGSRFPTLRKVVLLPTSGPPREGATTFAELAATAEGFEPVTATGPDDTADILYTSGTTGTPKGVLLTHDMLLRTAYGSAFGRGFQDGRRITFSLPMYHVYGYVEGLLAVLFVGGAIVPQLAFSPAATLDAISRHRCDDVLFIPTMTAAVLDELDARPRSLPSLTSMISSGGVAPTGIWDRIDEHFAGVELTTGYGMSEVTASSTVTRPDDPPERRLTTNGRLRDVGVAGDPALGGRLVEYRVVDAQTRADVPLGGVGELLARGPGVTSGYYRKPDETDAVFADGDGWLRTGDLGRLDADDYLTLVGRVKESYRCGGEQVMPKEIEDVLTGHPSVGQAHVVPLRDERMGEVGVAWVVARPGATPDAAELVAYCRERLARFKVPRHVLTIEVADIPTTPSGRPRKFLLAELAAQRLLG; the protein is encoded by the coding sequence GTGCTCGCCCCGGTGGCGCAGCGTCAGGCAGCGTTGGAGAAGCGCTTCCCGACCTGGGAGCGACGACGGCTGGACCAGGCACTCGACGCCGCGGCCGCGGAGTTCGGCGACCGGGACCTGGTCGTCACCGACGAGCGGACGTTCTCCTACGCCGAGATCGCCGACTGGTCGGTCCGGGTCGCGAACGGGCTGGTCGCGGCGGGGGTGCGCCCGGGGGAGCACGTCGCGATCGTGGCGGCGAACCTGCCCGAGTTCGTCGCGCTGAAGTTCGGGATCGCCCGGGCCGGGGCGGTCTGCATCCCGGTGAACTTCCTGAATCGGCGCGACGAGCTGGGCTACGTGCTCGACCAGTCCGACGCGGTGCTGCTGGTGACCATGGACCGGTTCCGGGACCTGGACTACCTGGCCGCCCTGGACGCGCTGATGCCCGGCTGGGAGTCCGGCGGTGGAGGTTCGCGCTTCCCGACCCTGCGGAAGGTCGTCCTGCTGCCCACCTCCGGGCCTCCGCGCGAGGGCGCGACGACGTTCGCCGAGCTTGCCGCGACCGCCGAGGGCTTCGAGCCGGTCACCGCGACCGGGCCCGACGACACCGCCGACATCCTCTACACCTCCGGCACGACCGGGACCCCGAAGGGCGTCCTGCTCACCCACGACATGCTGCTGCGCACCGCGTACGGCAGCGCGTTCGGGCGGGGCTTCCAGGACGGCCGGCGGATCACGTTCTCGCTGCCGATGTACCACGTGTACGGCTACGTCGAGGGCCTGCTCGCCGTGCTGTTCGTCGGTGGGGCGATCGTCCCGCAGCTCGCGTTCTCCCCGGCCGCGACGCTGGACGCGATCTCCCGGCACCGCTGCGACGACGTGCTGTTCATCCCGACGATGACCGCCGCGGTGCTCGACGAGCTGGACGCCCGGCCGCGGTCGCTGCCCTCGCTCACCTCGATGATCTCCTCCGGCGGTGTGGCACCGACCGGCATCTGGGACCGCATCGACGAGCACTTCGCCGGCGTCGAGCTCACCACCGGCTACGGGATGAGCGAGGTGACGGCGTCGTCCACGGTGACCCGCCCGGACGACCCGCCGGAACGACGCCTCACCACCAACGGCCGGCTGCGCGACGTCGGCGTGGCCGGGGACCCGGCACTCGGCGGGCGGCTCGTCGAGTACAGGGTGGTCGACGCGCAGACCCGCGCCGACGTCCCGCTCGGCGGCGTCGGCGAGCTGCTGGCGCGTGGCCCGGGCGTCACCTCGGGCTACTACCGCAAGCCCGACGAGACCGACGCCGTGTTCGCTGACGGCGACGGGTGGCTGCGCACCGGTGACCTCGGCCGGCTCGACGCCGACGACTACCTGACGCTCGTCGGGCGGGTGAAGGAGAGCTACCGCTGCGGAGGCGAGCAGGTCATGCCCAAGGAGATCGAGGACGTCCTGACCGGGCATCCGTCGGTCGGGCAGGCGCACGTCGTGCCGCTGCGCGACGAGCGGATGGGCGAGGTGGGGGTGGCCTGGGTCGTGGCCCGCCCGGGCGCGACGCCGGACGCCGCGGAGCTCGTGGCCTACTGCCGCGAACGTCTGGCCCGGTTCAAGGTGCCGCGCCACGTGCTGACGATCGAGGTCGCCGACATCCCGACGACGCCGTCCGGGCGTCCGCGCAAGTTCCTCCTCGCCGAGCTCGCCGCACAGCGGCTCCTCGGCTGA
- a CDS encoding 3-hydroxyacyl-CoA dehydrogenase family protein, translating into MSDRTLRAGVIGGGTMGFGIAYVLASSGHATTVVETDAERRAGLLARLESRAQAGVDRGRLDPDAADALSGLVSIVGTVEELRSGLDVVIETVPERMDLKRPVLAAAAERKPALLASNTSSVSIDDLAAELPDPERFCGMHFFNPVWSIALVEIVRGKATGDDTIAAARAVATAIDKESIVVANVPGFATSRLDCISAFESMRMLEEGVADAEDIDRAAVLAYGHPIGPLRLSDVVGLDVRLDIARHLQSVYGERYAPPAILEQKVAAGELGRKSGQGFFEWKD; encoded by the coding sequence ATGAGCGACCGGACGCTGCGCGCCGGCGTCATCGGCGGCGGGACCATGGGGTTCGGCATCGCCTACGTGCTGGCCTCGTCCGGGCACGCGACGACCGTCGTCGAGACCGACGCCGAACGCCGGGCCGGGTTGCTCGCCCGACTGGAGAGCCGGGCCCAGGCCGGGGTGGACCGCGGACGGCTGGACCCGGACGCCGCCGACGCCCTGTCCGGCCTGGTCTCGATCGTCGGCACCGTCGAGGAGCTCCGGTCCGGCCTGGACGTGGTGATCGAGACCGTCCCGGAGCGCATGGATCTCAAGCGGCCGGTGCTCGCCGCGGCCGCCGAGCGGAAGCCGGCGCTGCTGGCGTCGAACACCAGCTCGGTGTCGATCGACGACCTGGCCGCGGAGCTGCCCGACCCGGAGCGCTTCTGCGGCATGCACTTCTTCAACCCGGTCTGGTCGATCGCGCTGGTCGAGATCGTGCGTGGGAAGGCCACCGGCGACGACACGATCGCCGCCGCGCGGGCCGTCGCGACCGCGATCGACAAGGAGTCGATCGTCGTGGCGAACGTGCCGGGCTTCGCGACCAGCCGGCTGGACTGCATCTCCGCGTTCGAGTCGATGCGGATGCTGGAGGAGGGCGTGGCCGACGCGGAGGACATCGACCGCGCGGCCGTGCTCGCCTACGGGCACCCGATCGGCCCGCTGCGCCTGTCCGACGTGGTCGGGCTCGACGTGCGGCTCGACATCGCCCGTCACCTGCAGAGCGTCTACGGCGAGCGCTACGCCCCGCCCGCCATCCTGGAACAGAAGGTCGCGGCGGGGGAGCTCGGACGCAAGTCGGGGCAGGGATTCTTCGAGTGGAAGGACTGA